A single Pedobacter sp. PACM 27299 DNA region contains:
- a CDS encoding alanine/glycine:cation symporter family protein encodes MEQIINQINDLIWSNALILLCMGAGIYFSVVTRFVQLRYLKEMIALLFGGSSSDKGVSSFQAFAIAISGRIGTGNIAGVATAIAMGGPGAVFWMWLIAFLGSASAFIEATLGQIYKQVNNGQYRGGPAFYIEKGLGVKWYATIFAVATILSTALFLPGVQSNSIALSINNAFDVPVAYTGIGVAVLLGLIIFGGVKRIGKVAEIVVPFMAGAYILMAIVIMAMHIQEIPSVMMLIVKSAFKLEPAFAGVFGMAIAWGVKRGIYSNEAGQGTAPHAAAAAEVSHPVKQGLVQAFSVYVDTLFVCTATAFMILFTGKYNVINPDGGFIVENLPGAKIGAEYTQHAVNAHFPSLGSGFVAISLLFFAFTTIMAYYYIAETNLSYLDKKGRKWAVWTLRILILVATFYGSIKTAEAAWTLGDIGVGVMAWLNVVAILLLRKPAMIAFKDYQQQRKAGKDPVFNAKELGIKNTTEW; translated from the coding sequence ATGGAACAAATCATCAATCAAATAAACGACCTGATCTGGTCAAACGCCCTTATTCTCCTATGTATGGGAGCAGGTATTTATTTTTCAGTAGTCACCCGTTTTGTACAGCTCCGCTACCTGAAAGAAATGATTGCACTCCTTTTTGGAGGCAGCAGTTCCGATAAAGGTGTGAGTTCTTTCCAGGCCTTTGCCATCGCTATTTCCGGTCGTATAGGAACTGGAAATATCGCCGGAGTGGCCACTGCCATTGCTATGGGAGGTCCTGGTGCCGTGTTTTGGATGTGGCTGATTGCTTTCTTAGGCAGTGCATCCGCTTTTATTGAAGCCACATTAGGTCAGATCTATAAACAGGTAAATAACGGACAATACCGTGGAGGCCCTGCTTTCTATATTGAAAAAGGATTAGGGGTAAAATGGTATGCCACCATCTTTGCTGTAGCAACCATATTGAGTACCGCCTTATTTTTACCAGGTGTTCAAAGCAATAGCATCGCCCTGAGTATCAACAATGCCTTTGATGTACCTGTTGCTTATACTGGTATCGGCGTTGCGGTATTATTGGGCCTGATCATTTTTGGTGGTGTAAAGCGAATTGGGAAAGTAGCAGAAATTGTCGTCCCTTTTATGGCTGGTGCCTATATTTTAATGGCGATTGTGATCATGGCCATGCACATTCAAGAGATTCCATCAGTGATGATGCTGATTGTAAAATCCGCATTTAAACTTGAACCTGCCTTTGCCGGTGTATTTGGGATGGCTATCGCCTGGGGCGTAAAACGAGGGATTTACTCCAATGAGGCTGGTCAGGGAACTGCACCGCATGCAGCCGCAGCAGCAGAAGTAAGTCACCCGGTGAAACAAGGTCTGGTACAAGCTTTTTCTGTATATGTAGATACCCTGTTTGTTTGTACCGCAACTGCTTTCATGATCCTCTTTACCGGAAAATACAACGTGATCAATCCTGATGGCGGCTTTATCGTAGAAAACTTACCAGGAGCCAAAATTGGCGCTGAATATACCCAGCATGCAGTAAATGCGCATTTCCCTAGTTTAGGCTCTGGATTTGTCGCGATCTCCCTTTTATTTTTCGCCTTTACCACCATCATGGCCTATTATTATATCGCAGAAACTAACTTAAGTTACCTGGACAAAAAAGGTCGGAAATGGGCTGTATGGACCTTGCGTATATTGATTCTTGTGGCTACATTTTATGGATCTATTAAAACTGCAGAAGCAGCCTGGACATTGGGCGATATTGGTGTAGGTGTGATGGCCTGGTTAAATGTTGTGGCCATACTTTTACTGAGAAAACCAGCTATGATCGCTTTTAAAGACTATCAGCAGCAGCGTAAAGCAGGTAAAGATCCGGTATTTAATGCCAAAGAATTGGGCATCAAAAACACTACTGAATGGTAA
- a CDS encoding adenylate/guanylate cyclase domain-containing protein: MSKKWDYTSSARKFTAKFPVLSYLGIQINFWIIANVFLCVLMHLQSLSISETYQIHRPGGLGTTLILAVLFGFLYGVILGLTDHYLDKNIQERQSMGRIILIKSILSLVLIVSMLVFIKRIFFDLFVDPSLYAPNFMVKDKSWEYIFFILVIYYFFMTLIFSFINQVNRKYGPGVLIPLLLGKYKTPKEEERIFMFMDLKSSTAIAEKLGHFKYSSFIRDSFLDINKILLSFNADVYQYVGDEIVVTWRVADGERDLSCIRFFFGCEKQFQDNADYYLSNYGVLPHFKAGLHMGKVTAVEIGDIKRDIAYHGDTLNTAARIQSVCNDYHKNFLISEYALASLDPHHQLKTEAIGMILLRGKSVEVGIFSVEGMEST; this comes from the coding sequence ATGTCCAAAAAATGGGATTATACCAGTTCTGCACGAAAATTCACCGCTAAGTTTCCAGTCTTAAGTTATCTGGGCATACAAATTAACTTCTGGATCATTGCCAATGTTTTTCTGTGTGTGCTCATGCATTTACAGTCACTGTCCATCAGTGAAACTTATCAGATCCATAGGCCTGGTGGACTGGGCACCACCTTAATACTGGCGGTACTTTTCGGATTTCTTTATGGGGTGATCCTTGGCTTAACCGATCATTATCTGGATAAGAACATCCAGGAAAGACAATCTATGGGCAGGATAATTTTGATCAAATCCATCCTGTCCCTCGTACTGATTGTCTCGATGCTGGTTTTCATCAAGCGCATTTTCTTTGATCTATTTGTAGATCCAAGCCTATATGCGCCCAACTTTATGGTCAAAGATAAATCATGGGAGTACATCTTCTTTATCCTGGTGATCTACTATTTCTTCATGACACTCATCTTCAGTTTTATCAACCAGGTGAACAGGAAATATGGCCCCGGTGTATTGATTCCACTATTGCTTGGCAAGTATAAAACGCCAAAAGAAGAAGAACGGATTTTCATGTTTATGGACTTAAAATCCTCCACGGCTATCGCAGAAAAGCTGGGACACTTCAAATACAGTTCATTTATCAGAGATAGTTTTTTAGACATCAACAAGATTCTTTTATCTTTCAATGCAGACGTTTACCAATATGTAGGAGATGAAATTGTCGTCACCTGGAGGGTAGCTGATGGAGAGAGAGACCTCTCCTGCATTCGCTTCTTTTTTGGCTGTGAAAAACAGTTTCAAGACAATGCCGATTATTACCTTTCCAATTATGGAGTTTTACCGCATTTCAAAGCAGGTCTACACATGGGGAAAGTGACCGCTGTAGAGATTGGCGACATCAAAAGAGACATCGCTTATCACGGCGACACCTTAAATACAGCGGCAAGAATTCAAAGCGTCTGCAATGACTACCATAAAAACTTTCTAATCTCAGAATATGCTTTAGCCTCCTTAGATCCGCACCATCAACTGAAAACAGAAGCTATAGGGATGATTTTGCTCCGAGGTAAGTCCGTTGAGGTGGGGATTTTTAGTGTGGAGGGTATGGAATCAACTTAA
- a CDS encoding methylenetetrahydrofolate reductase, protein MFLNKIKSGASGILTYGITPPKSETTAERIAEIAEKTIARLIPLDIDALIVYDVQDESARTCEERPFPFLKAHDPFSFAAGYLQQLDLPKIIYRPAGKFSGEELSDWLEDLHRHDFYPVFVGVPAPDFPVKISLPEAYGIWNKYNYTSVMGAVTIPERHEVLKDEDQRILDKASCGVSYFISQCVFDVSYAKKVVEDLCRTCLEQQKTAPTIIFTLTACGSTKTLCFMEWLGIHIPASLKEELKLADNMLERSVNVCLDIAAELTAFCAERCVPFGFNIESVAIRKDEIEASIFMVNEIAEMLQKKGIRRMEPVLSDRND, encoded by the coding sequence ATGTTCTTAAATAAAATCAAATCCGGAGCATCCGGAATTTTAACCTACGGAATTACCCCTCCAAAATCAGAGACTACAGCGGAGCGAATTGCAGAAATCGCGGAAAAGACGATTGCCAGATTAATCCCTTTGGATATTGATGCCTTAATTGTGTACGATGTCCAGGATGAATCTGCCCGTACCTGTGAAGAAAGGCCATTTCCTTTTTTGAAAGCTCATGATCCTTTTAGTTTTGCAGCAGGCTATCTTCAGCAGCTTGATCTTCCTAAGATTATCTATCGCCCTGCGGGGAAATTTTCTGGAGAAGAGCTGTCGGATTGGCTGGAAGACCTTCATCGGCATGATTTCTACCCGGTTTTTGTGGGGGTACCCGCACCAGATTTCCCGGTTAAAATCAGTTTGCCGGAGGCTTATGGGATTTGGAATAAATATAACTACACTTCTGTTATGGGAGCGGTCACCATTCCTGAAAGGCATGAGGTATTAAAGGACGAAGACCAACGGATTCTGGACAAGGCCAGCTGTGGGGTGAGCTATTTTATCTCGCAATGTGTGTTTGATGTCAGTTATGCGAAAAAAGTGGTAGAAGACCTCTGCAGGACTTGTCTGGAGCAGCAAAAGACTGCACCCACCATCATTTTTACGCTGACTGCCTGCGGATCTACTAAAACCTTGTGTTTTATGGAATGGCTGGGGATTCACATTCCGGCTTCACTAAAGGAAGAGCTTAAGCTTGCGGATAATATGCTGGAAAGATCAGTGAATGTCTGCCTGGATATTGCCGCTGAACTTACTGCATTTTGTGCGGAACGCTGTGTCCCTTTCGGATTCAATATTGAAAGTGTAGCGATCCGAAAAGACGAGATTGAAGCATCGATCTTTATGGTCAATGAAATTGCAGAAATGCTGCAGAAGAAAGGAATCAGAAGGATGGAGCCGGTTTTGTCAGACAGAAACGATTAA
- the glyA gene encoding serine hydroxymethyltransferase — MERDELIFKLISEEQERQENGIELIASENFVSIQVMEAAGSALTNKYAEGLPGKRYYGGCEVVDEIEKIAIARAKELFGAEWVNVQPHSGAQANAAVFLALLQPGDKILGFDLSHGGHLTHGSPVNFSGKIYQPFFYGVDRETGLIDYQQLKEVALREKPKVIICGASAYSRDWDYQFIRAVADEIAALVVADISHPAGLIARGLLANPLPHCHVVTTTTHKTLRGPRGGLIMMAKDFDNPFGQKTPKGELKKMSALLDMAVFPGTQGGPLEHIIAAKAIAFGEALSDTYLNYIIQVKKNAAVMAQAFVNLDYKIISGGTDNHLMLIDLRNKNISGKAAENALGAAGITVNKNMVPFDDKSPFVTSGIRIGTAAITTRGLKENHMEEIVALIDKVINHPEDEVGLKKVREQVERMMEENPLYKS; from the coding sequence ATAGAAAGAGATGAACTGATTTTTAAGCTGATCTCTGAAGAACAGGAACGTCAGGAAAATGGAATTGAATTGATCGCTTCCGAAAACTTTGTCAGCATACAGGTGATGGAAGCTGCAGGCTCTGCACTGACCAATAAATACGCGGAGGGCTTGCCTGGAAAGCGTTATTATGGTGGTTGTGAAGTGGTAGATGAGATTGAAAAGATAGCCATTGCCAGAGCAAAAGAATTGTTTGGTGCCGAATGGGTAAACGTTCAGCCACATTCAGGAGCGCAGGCAAATGCTGCGGTTTTTCTGGCCTTGCTGCAGCCTGGAGATAAGATCCTTGGTTTTGACCTTTCCCATGGTGGACACCTGACGCATGGTTCTCCGGTAAACTTTTCAGGAAAGATCTATCAGCCGTTTTTTTATGGTGTAGACCGCGAAACGGGCTTGATCGATTATCAGCAATTGAAGGAAGTAGCCTTGAGAGAAAAGCCAAAAGTAATCATCTGTGGAGCTTCGGCCTATTCCAGAGATTGGGATTATCAATTTATAAGGGCAGTTGCCGATGAGATTGCTGCATTGGTGGTTGCTGATATTTCACATCCTGCGGGTCTTATTGCCAGAGGTTTATTGGCCAATCCTTTGCCGCATTGCCACGTAGTAACCACTACCACGCATAAGACATTAAGAGGGCCTAGAGGTGGACTGATTATGATGGCTAAGGATTTTGACAATCCATTTGGCCAGAAAACACCAAAAGGTGAACTTAAAAAGATGTCGGCATTGCTGGATATGGCGGTATTTCCTGGTACACAGGGCGGGCCATTGGAGCACATCATCGCCGCAAAAGCAATCGCCTTTGGGGAAGCGCTCAGCGATACTTATCTGAACTATATTATTCAGGTGAAAAAGAATGCTGCGGTCATGGCACAGGCCTTTGTGAACCTGGATTATAAAATCATATCGGGTGGGACAGACAACCATCTGATGCTGATTGATTTGAGAAATAAAAATATTAGTGGCAAAGCTGCCGAAAATGCCTTAGGCGCAGCAGGGATCACGGTGAATAAAAACATGGTGCCTTTCGATGATAAATCGCCATTTGTGACCTCAGGAATCAGAATTGGCACTGCTGCCATCACGACCCGTGGGTTAAAAGAAAACCATATGGAAGAGATTGTAGCCCTAATTGATAAAGTAATTAACCATCCGGAAGATGAAGTTGGACTAAAGAAAGTACGTGAGCAGGTAGAACGGATGATGGAAGAAAACCCATTATATAAATCATAA
- the metE gene encoding 5-methyltetrahydropteroyltriglutamate--homocysteine S-methyltransferase, protein MLTQNLGYPRIGNQRQLKKASEQYWAGKIGKDELNAVARKIKEENWQTQLDAGIDLIPCNDFSFYDQVLDTSLLLGVIPQRYSPVLSQVKSNQEIDLYFAMARGYQKDGLDITAMEMTKWLDTNYHYIVPEFTANQEFRIFNEHIFSEYHTAKQQLGEKAKPVLLGPVSYLLQGKEKEQGFERIDLIKKLVPVYVDIINRLRQQGAKWIQLDEPCLVLDLSKKEKEAFDYAYRAISNRVSGIKIVVATYFDALLDNTQLAVSLPVAALHIDLVRAPEQLEEVLALIPDGLQLSLGVVDGRNVWKNDYNKSLALIYKAVEKLGEDRVIISASCSLLHSPIDLDLETAIDPEIKNWMAFAKQKLTEVAELKQIAAGDEDLLSTNQAAIESRRSSQKVHKQAVKDRVAGITEADATRISAFPVRQKLHNDRFQLPFFPTTTIGSFPQTDDIRQLRARFKKGDLTLEQYETAIEQATVETIRWQEEIGLDVLVHGEFERNDMVEYFGEQLDGFLFTKNGWVQSYGSRCVKPPVIYGDVSRPGNMTVRWSEFAAAQTDKPMKGMLTGPVTILQWSFVRDDQPRDVTTNQIAFAIRDEVVALEKAGIGIVQIDEAAIREGLPLRKARHPHYLDWAVKAFRITASGVQDQTQIHTHMCYSEFNNIIEHIAAMDADVITIETSRSQMELLAAFANFEYPNEIGPGVYDIHSPRVPSTEEMASLLAKAADLLPARNLWVNPDCGLKTRKWPETKAALINMVAAAKQARVQISVESVL, encoded by the coding sequence ATGTTAACACAAAACCTCGGCTACCCGCGAATTGGTAACCAAAGACAACTAAAAAAAGCCTCTGAACAATATTGGGCAGGTAAAATAGGTAAGGATGAACTGAATGCGGTGGCCCGCAAGATCAAGGAAGAAAATTGGCAGACCCAATTGGATGCTGGAATTGACCTGATCCCTTGCAATGATTTTAGCTTTTATGATCAGGTATTGGATACCAGCTTATTGTTGGGCGTAATCCCTCAGCGCTATTCGCCGGTACTTTCGCAAGTGAAATCAAACCAAGAAATTGACCTTTATTTTGCGATGGCTCGTGGTTATCAAAAAGATGGATTGGACATCACCGCCATGGAAATGACCAAATGGCTGGACACCAATTACCATTATATCGTACCTGAATTTACCGCCAATCAGGAGTTCAGAATTTTTAATGAGCATATTTTTAGCGAATACCATACGGCAAAACAGCAGCTTGGCGAAAAAGCTAAACCTGTACTTTTAGGTCCGGTAAGTTACCTTTTGCAGGGTAAAGAAAAAGAACAGGGATTTGAGCGCATCGACCTGATTAAAAAATTAGTGCCGGTATATGTCGACATCATCAATCGCCTGAGGCAGCAGGGTGCGAAATGGATTCAGCTGGATGAGCCTTGCCTGGTACTTGACCTTTCGAAAAAAGAGAAAGAAGCATTTGATTATGCTTATCGCGCGATTTCAAACCGTGTGAGCGGTATTAAAATCGTAGTAGCTACGTATTTTGATGCCTTGTTAGACAATACACAGCTGGCAGTAAGCCTTCCTGTTGCTGCGTTGCACATTGATCTGGTACGTGCTCCGGAACAGCTGGAGGAAGTACTGGCCTTGATTCCTGATGGACTTCAACTTTCCCTGGGTGTGGTAGATGGCCGTAACGTATGGAAAAATGATTATAATAAATCATTGGCCCTGATCTATAAAGCGGTGGAGAAATTGGGGGAGGATAGGGTCATTATTTCAGCTTCCTGCTCATTGCTGCACAGTCCAATTGACCTGGATCTGGAAACTGCTATCGATCCTGAAATCAAGAACTGGATGGCTTTTGCCAAACAGAAATTGACTGAAGTCGCAGAATTGAAACAGATTGCCGCAGGAGATGAGGACTTATTGAGCACTAATCAGGCAGCGATTGAAAGCAGAAGATCTTCGCAAAAAGTGCACAAACAAGCTGTTAAAGACCGCGTTGCTGGGATCACTGAAGCTGATGCCACACGTATAAGTGCTTTCCCTGTACGCCAGAAATTGCACAATGATCGCTTCCAATTGCCTTTCTTCCCTACAACTACCATTGGTTCCTTTCCGCAGACTGACGACATTAGACAATTGCGTGCAAGGTTTAAAAAGGGTGATTTAACACTTGAACAGTATGAAACCGCGATTGAACAAGCCACTGTAGAGACCATCCGCTGGCAGGAAGAAATTGGCCTGGATGTGTTGGTACATGGCGAATTTGAGCGTAATGACATGGTGGAATATTTCGGCGAGCAGCTGGATGGCTTCCTGTTTACTAAAAATGGCTGGGTACAGAGTTATGGCAGTCGCTGCGTTAAGCCGCCTGTAATTTATGGTGATGTAAGCCGCCCAGGAAACATGACGGTACGCTGGAGCGAATTTGCTGCTGCGCAAACCGATAAACCAATGAAAGGGATGCTGACTGGCCCGGTCACCATTTTGCAATGGTCATTCGTGCGTGACGATCAGCCTAGAGATGTGACGACCAACCAGATTGCTTTTGCCATCCGTGATGAAGTGGTCGCGCTTGAAAAAGCAGGTATCGGAATTGTTCAGATTGATGAAGCAGCGATTCGTGAAGGATTGCCATTAAGAAAAGCCAGACACCCGCATTACCTGGACTGGGCAGTGAAAGCTTTCCGCATCACTGCAAGCGGTGTACAGGATCAAACGCAGATCCATACGCACATGTGCTATAGCGAGTTCAATAACATCATTGAACACATTGCAGCTATGGATGCTGATGTGATCACCATTGAGACTTCGCGTTCACAAATGGAGCTATTAGCAGCCTTTGCCAACTTTGAATATCCAAATGAGATTGGCCCAGGGGTATATGATATCCATTCTCCACGAGTACCAAGTACAGAAGAAATGGCTTCCCTGTTGGCAAAAGCAGCAGATTTGCTGCCAGCGCGCAACCTTTGGGTAAACCCGGATTGCGGACTTAAAACACGTAAATGGCCGGAAACTAAAGCTGCATTGATCAATATGGTAGCCGCCGCTAAACAGGCGAGGGTACAGATCAGTGTAGAAAGTGTACTTTAA